The following proteins are co-located in the Canis aureus isolate CA01 chromosome X, VMU_Caureus_v.1.0, whole genome shotgun sequence genome:
- the LOC144307933 gene encoding histone H2B-like — MAEPGCETSSEECLGTKEPREAEPETPKRKKPRRQCHRRCRRSRSDSFAIYFPRVLKQVDEGLSLSQKALSIMDSFVKDIFERIADEASRLARSTKRSTITSREIQTAVRLLLPGEIGKYAVSEATKALMRYTFSK; from the coding sequence ATGGCTGAGCCTGGCTGTGAGACCTCTTCGGAGGAATGCCTGGGCACTAAAGAGCCCAGGGAAGCCGAACCAGAGACCCCGAAGAGGAAGAAGCCAAGGCGTCAATGCCACCGTCGCTGCCGGCGCAGCCGCTCAGACAGTTTCGCCATCTACTTCCCCAGGGTTCTGAAGCAGGTTGACGAGGGTCTGAGCCTCTCACAGAAGGCCCTGAGCATCATGGATTCGTTCGTTAAGGACATCTTCGAGCGCATCGCTGACGAGGCCTCTCGCCTGGCCCGCTCCACCAAGCGCTCCACCATCACCTCCAGGGAGATCCAGACCGCCGTACGCCTGCTGCTGCCGGGGGAGATTGGCAAGTACGCGGTGTCTGAGGCCACCAAGGCCCTCATGAGGTACACCTTTAGCAAgtga